A genomic segment from Spinacia oleracea cultivar Varoflay chromosome 3, BTI_SOV_V1, whole genome shotgun sequence encodes:
- the LOC110775954 gene encoding uncharacterized protein At1g26090, chloroplastic translates to MVVSLTSSLQSLIFLPFSPSSNPNFINLTHPQLTGRRRKRGRKALHLVMQANSSDEITHESSPKLITFLGKGGSGKTTAAVFAAQHYAKAGFRTCLVTHSMNLTAEYLLNCNIGTTPAICSDNLSAVRLETTQMLLDPLMRLKKADARINLTQGALEGIVGEELGVLPGMDSIFSALALEKFVGTLGIKALSTDIKDKFDVVIYDGISNEETLRMISAARGARLYVKYLRSIAEKTDFGRLAGPSVLRLVDEAMNSSGGSSFNGKLTSEVWDSLERVLERGASTYADPQKFGCYVVVDPCNPISVNTALHYWGCTIQAGASISGVLGNPSRNSCVESVESVKNNFLPLTFALVPNLAKYSSLDWDMIISHTESKNARELFHLPNEKPSNIMSPVKFDPSKRCITLFMPGFAKSEIKLYQYRGGSELLVEAGDQRRVIVLPRDIQGKVGGAKFTDRSLVITIK, encoded by the exons ATGGTTGTTTCTCTCACTTCCTCTCTTCAATCATTGATATTTCTTCCATTTTCACCTTcttcaaaccctaatttcatcAATCTTACTCATCCACAATTAACTGGAAGGAGAAGAAAAAGAGGGCGAAAAGCTCTGCATTTGGTTATGCAAGCTAATTCTAGTGACGAAATCACCCATGAAAGTTCGCCAAAATTAATTACTTTTCTGGGAAAAGGAGGTTCTGGAAAGACTACTGCAGCTGTTTTTGCTGCACAG CACTATGCAAAAGCAGGGTTTAGGACTTGCTTGGTGACACATTCAATGAATCTCACTGCTGAATACCTTCTGAATTGTAATATTGGAACAACGCCGGCCATATGTAGCGACAACCTTTCAGCTGTTAGGTTGGAAACAACTCAA ATGCTCCTTGATCCTCTTATGCGGCTAAAGAAAGCTGATGCTCGTATTAACTTGACACAAGGAGCCCTTGAAGGG ATTGTTGGGGAAGAGCTCGGCGTACTTCCTGGAATGGATTCAATATTTTCTGCACTAGCCCTTGAAAAGTTTGTTGGAACTCTGGGAATTAAAGCTCTGAGCACTGATATCAAAGACAAATTTGATGTAGTCATATATGATGGTATAAGCAACGAGGAGACTTTACGAATGATAAGTGCTGCAAGAGGTGCAAG GCTGTATGTTAAGTATCTACGTAGCATTGCTGAAAAAACTGATTTTGGAAGGTTAGCTGGTCCGTCAGTGTTGAGATTGGTAGATGAGGCCATGAATTCGAGTGGAGGCTCCAGTTTCAATGGGAAATTGACTTCAGAAGTATGGGATTCTCTTGAGCGGGTTCTTGAG AGAGGAGCTTCGACCTATGCAGATCCACAAAAGTTTGGCTGCTACGTTGTAGTAGATCCATGTAATCCCATATCTGTAAATACTGCATTGCATTACTGGGGATGTACAATCCAAGCTGGTGCTAGTATTTCTGGTGTACTAGGAAATCCTTCTCGAAACTCTTGTGTGGAATCTGTGGAAAGTGTCAAGAAtaatttcttgcctttgacatTTGCATTAGTTCCAAATCTGGCAAAATATTCTTCCTTGGATTGGGATATGATAATTTCGCATACTGAGAGTAAGAATGCAAGAGAACTTTTTCATCTGCCGAATGAGAAGCCTAGCAACATAATGTCCCCAGTCAAGTTTGATCCTTCGAAAAGATGTATCACTCTTTTCATGCCTGGCTTTGCCAAGTCAGAGATCAAGCTGTATCAG TATCGGGGTGGATCGGAGTTGCTGGTGGAAGCCGGAGACCAGAGAAGAGTGATCGTGCTACCTCGTGATATTCAAGGAAAAGTAGGAGGTGCTAAGTTTACAGACAGAAGTCTTGTAATTACAATAAAATAG